GGAGGATATAATGGCAAATACAGGTTTATCAGCAGTTTGGCATGACGAGGGAAATAAGTTTGAGATTCGAGAATTTCCAGTACCGGAAATAGAAGACAATGGTGTGAGTATACGGGTACAAGCAACTAGTGTATGTGGATCAGATCTTCATGTTTGGCGAGGTGACGGCAGGACAGAAAACGATGCACCGAGAGACCCTTTCGTATTTGGACATGAGATGATGGGCTCTGTAGCTGGTCTAGGTAAAAATATAACAACAGATTCTTTAAGAAATCCTCTCAAAGAAGGTGATAGGGTAGTATTCAGTTATTTCTTTCCTTGTATGCGTTGTTATAACTGCATTAGGGGGGAAATGGGAGCATGTAAATTTAGAATGGGAAGAATTCCTGTCAATGAATGGCCTGTATGTAATGGAGGATTTGCTCAATATTATTATTTAAGAAGTCCTCAATTTCTGTTTAAACTTCCTGATGAAATAGATGATGCAACTGCAGCTCCTATCAATTGTGCTTTAGCTCAGGTTATGGAAGCTTTTCATATAGCTAAACCACGATTTGGAGACAATGTTGTTATACAAGGTGCTGGAGGATTAGGCGTTAATGCTACGGCAGTTGCCGCAGAAATGGGAGCAAACAAAATCATTGTCATAGATGGACAAAAACCACGATTAGATCTTGCAAAGCAGTGTGGCGCCACCGACATTATAAATCTTACTGATTATCCAACAGTAGAGTCCAGAGTAGAAAAAGTAATGGAGCTTACAAATGGAATAGGTGCAGATATTGTTATAGAACTTGTTGGTTTTCCTGCAGCAGTAGAAGAGGGAGTACAAATGTGTCGAATGAGAGGGACATACCTTGAAGTCGGTCATATTTCTCCAAATAGCATGGTATCTCTTGATGTTCAAAAATTAGTAGCAAATCAAATTAGATTTCATGCAATACAACACTATGATCCATGGATACTTCCTAATGCGGTAAACTTTGTTCAGAAAACGTTAGGTAAATATCCATTAACTGATGTAATATCTCATAAATTCCCGATCGAAGATATTGAAAATGCCTTTCGAACAGCAGAATGGTTAGGAACAGATAAAGGAAGTGTTGTTACTCGTGCAATAGTAACGCCATAAATATATGAATACAGGTAAGTTACCAAATGAACTTATGAATAAACTGCTTGCCAAAATTCACTCAAATGACCCACGAGTTATTCTTGGTCCTTCTTTGGGTGAAGATGCAGCAATCATAGCTATGGAAAATCGCAACTTGGTTGTAAGTAGTGATCCTATAACGTTCACATCTACTGACATAGGTTGGTACTCCGTTCATATCAATGCCAATGATATTGCTACAAGAGGAGCAAAACCTCTTTGGTTTTTAGCAACTATATTAGCTCCACCAGATACAAATGAATCAACTATAGAAAATGTGCTTTCCCAAATTAAAGAGACTTGCAATTCATTAGAAATCGAACTTGTTGGCGGCCATACAGAAGTTACAGAAAGTGTTACTAACTTAATAGTTTCTGGGACTATGTTAGGTGAAACAATTAATGAATCAATCCTTCGTACCTCAAATATCAAGTCAGGTGATTCAATCCTATTAACAAAGTATATTGGCATTGAGGGAACAGGAGTTTTAGCTCATGAATTTGAAAACATACTTCTGAAATCAGGAATAGATAAGTCATTAATTAATGAAGCTCAAAACTTCATATTTGAACCTGGTTTAAGCATTATTAATGAAGCTTTATTCTCCATGGATAATTTCCAGATAAAATGTATGCATGATCCAACTGAAGGTGGTATATCAACAGCACTTATAGAAGTAAGTGAATCTATAAATAAAAAATTCATCATTGAAGAAAAAAATATTCCTATTTCATCGATAACTAAAGAAATATGTAAAATCCTACATATTGATCCTTTGGGAATATTATCTTCAGGTTGTTTACTAATTTTTTGTGAAACTTCGAGTGCAAAAGCTTTACAACAATCATTAGAAACAAATAATATTCAA
The nucleotide sequence above comes from SAR202 cluster bacterium. Encoded proteins:
- a CDS encoding hydrogenase expression/formation protein, with the translated sequence MNTGKLPNELMNKLLAKIHSNDPRVILGPSLGEDAAIIAMENRNLVVSSDPITFTSTDIGWYSVHINANDIATRGAKPLWFLATILAPPDTNESTIENVLSQIKETCNSLEIELVGGHTEVTESVTNLIVSGTMLGETINESILRTSNIKSGDSILLTKYIGIEGTGVLAHEFENILLKSGIDKSLINEAQNFIFEPGLSIINEALFSMDNFQIKCMHDPTEGGISTALIEVSESINKKFIIEEKNIPISSITKEICKILHIDPLGILSSGCLLIFCETSSAKALQQSLETNNIQTSIIGKVVEGNGVHLLENEIEKPMPEFDRDEIARYISETSKDI
- a CDS encoding zinc-binding dehydrogenase codes for the protein MANTGLSAVWHDEGNKFEIREFPVPEIEDNGVSIRVQATSVCGSDLHVWRGDGRTENDAPRDPFVFGHEMMGSVAGLGKNITTDSLRNPLKEGDRVVFSYFFPCMRCYNCIRGEMGACKFRMGRIPVNEWPVCNGGFAQYYYLRSPQFLFKLPDEIDDATAAPINCALAQVMEAFHIAKPRFGDNVVIQGAGGLGVNATAVAAEMGANKIIVIDGQKPRLDLAKQCGATDIINLTDYPTVESRVEKVMELTNGIGADIVIELVGFPAAVEEGVQMCRMRGTYLEVGHISPNSMVSLDVQKLVANQIRFHAIQHYDPWILPNAVNFVQKTLGKYPLTDVISHKFPIEDIENAFRTAEWLGTDKGSVVTRAIVTP